CGGCTTATTCGGATGGGCTCCTTCACAGTCGTTTTATTAGCCAGTTTATTAGCCAGAGGACCTCTCAAAGCCAGAGCTTCAACAAGAGATCCAAGAGTGCTTATAATCCAGAGCGCGTTCCTTATAAAATGAACATACAAGACTACGCCGCTTGGTTAGATGGGTGGGTTGATGTGCCTCCTGACTATACTgatgatccggatatctacgagaggcatCGCCACTCGATCCAATTTGAgatatttgtatgtatgttgtactttaaatatatgtaattgattgtattattttatattttttacctcactacttgatttaggaatatttcatgttgcttcttgtagcatgcaacatctcactaatcattttatgatttatatcattttaaaataataagatgcattatttaggttaaaccggaatcatagaaacatcaaaaaacaacaaaaaaacatcaaattagacttaaaatcattgaaaagttcaaaaagattgattaccaattaaatcaacttgaaaaactccacaaaaaaaaaataagtgtgCCGGTTCCATATCGGCATGCCCTACGGTATGGTGCCGAACCGGGACCGTACCACTTCGTCTGGTTCGGCGGACCTTGCTTGAAACATAAACACCAGTAGTCCAACATTTTTAAAATAACTGATTGAAGCTATTTTAGAACATCGAGATCGCATGCTTCAAAAGTGTCACATTTGCGACATTTTTGCAAAAGGCTGACATCTCACATGCAGTTCATTTTGTCAAGTATacggaaaattcaaaaaaaaaaggaagaaatttgGAGGCTTCCTCAAAACATAAGAGGAACTCTTGAAACATGCATCTTGAAGTACTCTGGAGCCCATGTAGGTGCAAAGTTATGTGGTTCTAGCAACATGAGTGATACAGTTGAAAATTTCAGTTGCAAGCAATTACAATTAATTTATAAACTACCATCAATGTACATGATTGATAAGAAGAACCAAAAGAGAGGCATCAGAATATTAAGTACCTTTGTCATACTGACATCTGAGATGAGAATCCCAGGGATACCAACAGGTACAGGATCAAATTTGGTTCCTGGATAAGTGTTCTCCACAGCAACAACAAAGCCAGCTGCACCAAGAGTCTTGGCTGTTTCAGACACCTTCTTGATTGATGCAGTGCCTGAAACAAAATTGAAGGAATACCCACAAAGAAGAATTCTTCCCACCACCATTTTCTTATTTAAAAGTTCTGGTCTTTGGCAGTCTAATGGATTGTACTTCATGATTGATGAATCAAGCAGTACATCATTTGCAGAAACTAGGTCGAATGACTTATTCCCATGCGTAGCAGCTGTAGTTGAACAATGAAAGGTAACTTATGATATACAAATGATGCTGAGGCTTCCTATAGTTATAAAGAACAATTTTAATAAATCAAATGATTTAAGTGAGAACAAGACATAATTAAGTGTGAACTAGGCACTTGATATACTAAAACAACTTCTAACAGAAGCATAAGCCAGAGTTTCTAGACATTGAGCCaacagaagaaaatgaaagcaacCAAATCATAGAAGTGATAATTTATTCACCAAGTTCGCTATTTAAAATTgcaaatacaaaaataaaaaaccagacacatgcacacacacacacacacacacacagagagagagagagagacaagctAAAATGTTCATGGGTGCATTTGGCCTCAAATGGGTCCCaatcaaaatcaatgatggaCCACTCAAAATAAAATCCACACAATTGATCATAACCCCGTCATATAAGGTGGCAGGAAAAAAAAGATCACACATTTTGAGATCTTTTACCCATGCATCAGattgaaaaaaaatggaaatttaACGGTATGCTAGTGTTTTCTAGTTTGATCCATAATCTAGACATATCCATATCAGCTGAAATTTGATTAGTGTAAGGTTTAAAGTATCTATAGATCAATATCAATGGATCAGATTTGCAAATGCCACATGTACTTTTGCTCATTGGAATTACCAGTCATTTTGTGCTCACTTGATGCCTAGGCAAGAGACTTCCAAAAATACTGTTCTTTTATTCTCTAGGCATTTTATACACTATAGACAATGACCGATAGCATGGATTTTCATTTTCAGAGAGGTCCATCATCAATTTTCATGGGGAAGCATTTGGAGCCAAATGCACGCAAGAACATTCCAGCCTAACTCCATATAAGCAAAAGAGTGATAGAGCAAACATTTCCTCATCAGTGGGCAATGCACTCAAAATTTTCAACTTCTCAAGCTAAATAATAGCTAATCttagatttttgaagcttgttaCTGGCATACAACGGGCAAATGATACAGGAATACTTTCTGATGTAAAAGGCAATATAGAAAAGCCTTTAATTATGATTTTTATCAGCACTACCTGTACACAATATGACAAACTTTGATGAAAAAAATCCACAAAACTACTATGTCAAATGAAGTCTTTATGTACTTTAGCTACAATGAACAAATTGATTTCAAGATTACATATTACATATAGATCTGCAACCTTTCCCCATATATAACTTAACCGTCTCAGAATAAAACACATGCAATGTATAAACTTACGTGAGAGTCCAAGCCCTGGTATTAATTTTCCATTTCCTAGGATTATATGATTTTTATATCTTCGGTCATCAACTGCAGCAGCCACAGTTGTAATCCATGGACTGAAAGACACCAAGGTTTTGGGGAATGGACCTCCATTTCCAGCAGCCTGGGCAACAAATACTCCTGCTTTCACAGCTGAAAGAAGTGCTGCATCGAAAGGGTTTAAAAATGTGGTTTTTGTAGACGAAGGTGGGCTATTTGGCCCTACTGAAAGATTAAGAATGTCAACACCATCCTGAACAGCCTGTAAACCAACATTTGTCCATGTTACATCTCATATATTGCAGATGAATTATGACAATCTGACTAATCTAAcatttcaacgaaaagaagatATAATTTGCAGCAATGGAAATACATAATACAACATAGTTTAGCAAGCAGGTATGAGAAGAAGTGAGCTTGTTCCTCTACTATACACTAACATCTATCATTGTATTAGTTCATGTCTTGGGAGAAATGTATGCTTCACTATCATAAATGCTTAGATGCCAGAAAAGGTCATGGATACATGATACATCAATGCAACCCAAAACTGCTTTCAAAAGGACAAAGGTTGTGAAAGGATGGTGTGTACCGTGACCATATTCCAAAGAAACAGAATCAGAGAGGGCAGGACAATTACCAGATACAATTAGGAACTATTACAACGACACCAAGGAACAAGAAGAAGCTGAAATCCCACAACAAtccccacacacacacatgcacgcaaaagagagagagggatcatTATAATGATGATAATTATTGCATAAAACTATCCAATGGAAGTGCATCACTTTAATATTCAGTTTTACAGGCATCTTCATAATGCACTTCTGGACACCATATTAATATTCTGACATAGAACTGCAGTGGTAACCCTTGAGTCAATTGCattcaaaataacatcatatagTATAAAAGCTACCATACAAGCGTGACCTTTTCTTTTATAAGGAAAAATACAAGCCTGATTTTATTTTCACTTTCCACCACTATCAACATGTCTCCCACATACCTGCTCAATGGCAGCTACCACATCAGAAACATATCCCCCAAAAAGCCTATACAGCACCTTGTATACAGCAATCCTGAAGGCAGATAACCAGAGAAGTGTGATCTTTACAAGTCAATACTGTACATCTCTTGTGTCACTTAAAAAATGCCTAACCTGGCACGTGGAGCCATACCACTTGCTTTACCAAATTCATGTCCATGCATTCTCACTGGTATTCCGTTGTTCCCAGCAGCAATTGCTGCTGTGTGACTggtaatataataaatttaaacatCAGTACAAATGAATTTGGATGAAAAAAGGATTAATCAATATAGAATATCAGTAAGAATTAAGAAGTAAAACAGTTTTAAGAATTATCTGCAAAAGATATTTATATAGGAGTGGCAATTTACTCTGCCCCATCGGGTACGCAACCCGACCCAAACCTAACGGGGTGGGTTTTATCTAACCCGTTTAGAGTCATGGGAATAGGCCATTATTCTAAACCACAAAGCAGATCCAGGGCAGGTGCAGATAATGGCAATGCCACCCCAAACCTGATGCAATTATATATAAGCCTTTCACCAATCAGACCCTCCCCAATTGTTACTTCAGATCCGGATAATATTCTATAATCTATACATTATTGATCCATGgagtttatttttctttgtacTTTTTTAGGTTCATCTACACCACCACCAGGTAGCAAAATTCAAACTATCCTTGATGATTATGATGTTAATGGAGAAGAAAGTATTGTGATCGTTCGTGAGAAAGATTAATCATGTAAAAGGCTACAAGAtacatgcttagttgttaattttttcagttgatTGCTTTTCTTAGTTTGCGAGACATTTAACTTCCTAGAGAACAATATTTCTGTTTATTGTCATTGGAAATTTGATTTGTTATGTTCactcttatttttttctaatgttATGTGAAGTATCGAGATTtacttttatattcttttgttattttttgatttgtatAGGCAGAAAAGCTTGCAGGTTTATCCACCACATCTAACTCTACCAACCCCAACCCATCCCGAGATGGGTACAGGGTGGGCATGGTACAAGGTTTCCAATTGCAAGGCAAGAACGGGTAATGGCCTACCCAACCCATACCCGCCCTGCTGCTAATATTTTGCATTGTCTGATCAAGTTGTGAACAGGTCTCTGCTCATCCTtcgataattatatatataatattttgcaTTGTTTGATCAAGTTGAGAGCATGTTCTAatcatccttcaataattatatatacataGTGCACTGAATTTGGAGATAAAATAAGACACTTTCACCAGAGACAAGGAAAAAGACCATGGTTGTTTAGGGGAATTTACCGGCAGGGCTTGCTTTGTGGATAAAAGTGATTAAAGAAGCCATACATGGTACCTGAAAACATTGTGAAGTACCAAGGAGGATCTTATGTGTAATATTAGGGGACTTCACTGGCAGGGCTTGCTTTGTGGATAAAAGTGATTAAAGAAGCTATACATGGTGCCTAAAAACAttgtgggctcgtttggttcgcaggaagcatttttccttctcggaatatgattcctgaaaaGCAGATTTCTGAAAAGAGGATGtctaaaaaagtacttttggcatgtttgattgacaatgggaaagtgacagattttcagagtgcttatatttggttgaccatccattttcctggaaaagttatgtgtaattcctattctacccttaataaaaattaggtctttaatgcctcttgaatgccgaagggcctttttggaaaaaaataaaaatggagtgattcccggctcacggaaaagtaactttcttatgtttctcatgggaaagactttcccatgaaatgtgggaatcatattttcatgggaatacaactttttcgtctcttctttgaaaactccaaccaaacaagaagcatctcattacttttccgttgaccacactttcctcccttcttttcccgcgaaccaaacgagcccagtGAAGTACATAGGAGGAATCTTATGTGTAATATTGATGAAACCTGACCCAAAATCTCAGCCATTTAGGCAGCATTTAGGTCGATGGGCCCATGAAAACTTATGCACCACAGGGGTCCTTTCCCTATTCGATATAATATGGATGAAATTAGAACCAAAAATCCAAGCATTTAGGTGGATGGACCATGGGCAAGTAGGGTAAATGGGCCCATAAGTACTGAAGCACCAGAAGGATCCTTTCCCTATATGACGTGAGATTATACAATGTTCTCAACAAATATTACCAATCAAAAGCCTTTTGTTATTCCAGTCAATACGAGTGGTCGGCATGACTTATATCAACTATATTGACCAAAACAGATAGCAATTAAAAGATGAAAACAGAACAAAAAATTTATTAACACCAATGAGTATTAGACAAATAGACTCAGCACATATGTAACTAGAAACTTAAATGTACAAATTGAAATCATAGCTGATTAATGCCAGATACAAAGTTACTGACGCAGATCCAGAACCTTTAGAGGTAAATGCACCAGCAACAGTACACTATTTCATGTCATGTAGTAGAAGACATACAAGTTTCTATAAAAGTAGAGAGACATAAAGAAAAAATATCATAGCAAGAGCTATGAGAAAGAAATTCCACGGAGCTCACCTTCCATGCCCATCACCATCCAATGGTGATGCAAAATCAATTGTAGGATTAAACGCTCCTGCTGCAATTGCAGCTTTTGCAAAATGTTGGGCTCCGATTATCTTCCCGTTACAAAAATCCCTCTTTGTATCTGGATCAATTTCACACTTCCCCCTATAATGTGGAAGGGGTCCATATGGCTCCGAATTGTATGTAGAAAAGCTTGGATGCTTTGGATAAATTCCTGAATCCACAAAGCCGATCACAATATCTTCTCCTGCTTTGTCAAAGCCACCACCTGTTGGCCATACACCTGTAGGTAGTCCCAGAAATTGCGGAGTGTGTGttgttaatttttttactttcaTGTCCTTCTCCACATATTTAACCCCAGGAGCTCTACTGAGGGCCTCTGcctaataaacaaataaacaaattaatacataataaataacaAAAGATGTCCATTGGTGAATAAGAGGAGAAAAATTTACTGAGCAACAAAGAACAAGTGCACTGAGTGGTCTCAAAGCAATCTGGCGACATCTTTTACCTTGTCAGGAGACATGTGAACAGAAAAACCATTGATTAGATGGCGATAACTATACAGTTTCTTGTAGGTTCCAACCTCAAAGAGTGAGTCTAGAAGTGCATCATGTTGTTTCTCGAGGTGAAGGGCATATGATGTCACAGCCTCACTGATAGGAGAAAATACCAGAAATGAGCATGCAATCACTTGCTAATACAAATTTCATGAGATGCAGATGAAAGTAAATATGAATCCATAAGAACAAACCTTAGCAGAAAGCATCGTCACATGCTCAGTTTTGCAAAATCCACTCATTGCTTTCttgtcatttttctttttttattttcttaatatgATGTAGCAGGCATAATGCATATGAATTTTAACTAGCCATTCTTTCTAAGTTAGCATCATCTATGATCGTAAACTACTTCAGATTGTCTAACTCCAGATTTTCTAAGGTTCAAAACGATCATCATCGTCATCACAATCATCAAGCTATTTCCCATCAAATATGGGGTCAGCTATAACTATAGAACACAACTCAAAGTTGAAAAAAGCTCCAAGGTTGAGAAGGTCAGGCAATACCTAAGTCTCAAAGAATTTACCAAAAACTGATGATCATCACATACAACTTTGTACGAAAAGACATACTTTCTTAAATATTCATGATCATTTTTTTGGAACCACAGCAAAAGAACAAAGGGGGTGAAGTCAAGGAGCAATTGTTGATCGAGTGCATATGTATCCAAAATTACTATAAATGTTCTGTACGTAAAAAGAATACAGCCATGGACATGAATTCACACAGCTCTGCAAACTCATTGTGAAGAGTGAGGTGCCTTAGTAGCATAGGTGAAAGCCATGAAAGCGGATCTATGAGGTTTATGACAAATGACACCTAATAGTGTAATATAATGTAGTCATCCTTGTCTTTCTTGCACCGACAAGAATTTAGAGCCAACCCCCAATTATTGAATAAATCAACAGTGACAACCATTCTGATTAATGCTGATGCTAAAAGAAGGAATTTATTAACCTCAATACTTAATGAAGCAAAATAAGAAAACTGTTGATTCTTACTCATTGATAGCAGAAATAGCAGATGCATGAAAATAGAATTGGAAATAAAAATTCAGAAAGAATATCATATTGCTACCTGGTGATATCCATTTCTTCAACTGAATCAGCAGCTGTTGGAGCAAACCCATCGACACCACCACTATAACTCATTATAGGTTCTCCTTCCATAGTCACAATATAAATATCCCCACTTCCAATAACTAAAAGTGGGAGAAACACAAATAACATGCACCAGAGCTCCGTCTTCTCCATTTTCCTTAGAAGCCAGCTAAAGTGCAAAGAACAATATTGTCTTGCTGAAGGCCCCAACTGTAAGTATAAAAAGAATTATTTATTAAGATGGTTAGCTTTATATTTCCATGCATTTGATCAGAAAGTAATTGAAGAAGACATTCTATGATAgacttaaattattaagaagtTTCCAAATAGGACTTCTCAAGAGGAGCGAAAAAGAAGATGCATAAGAATGGCAATCAACAAGCTAAACTGGAAGAATTGATGAAGTGACACCAAATGGACAAGAGTTGCTGACAGAATGGGAGAACAAGAACTCTGCCAATAGTAGACTATTGAAGCAAGAATGAACTTAGGGAGGAAGTTTGAAATTATAACCAACAATTAACTcagaaatgcaacaagaatgagAAAACTTAGGGAGGAAATTTGGCATCAGTTCACCAGTAAATAAAGAGATGCAGATGTAACAAGCAGGAAATGCAACAAATGGTTGAAACGAGGAAAGCTTTACCTGTAAATCAATCACAGAAAGAAACTTCACAATCTGTCACCTACATTGATGCATGAGACGTGACTGACACAGCAAGAAGAAACCAAAAGtaagaataataaaaataacaacaacaacaacaagatgGGCAAAAAATTATGAGGGAGTGATTTCACATATAAGCCATGGTCATGCACCAGAGAACATATGATATTATCCTTGAAGCAATTATCTAAATTCCAGTTGGTGGATGGCTGCATCTGAAGCAGCAAACTTTAAAAGATTGAGCACCTCCCCATATACCTCCTTGTTagataatatttaattatttaaatattttcagaattttggtTGGAAAAGTTAAACCATTAAAGCATTTACTTCATAACTAGTTTGATACACTTTAGTgccatatttgaaaaaaaataatgcaagTAGAGTTGCATTTAATACTTCTCAATAGTAGGCTTTAGTTAGATGTGTGATCTTTTTGCGCTATTCATGGCTGATCTGCTTGACTAACCCTGCCGTTCACGCATGCACGCCATGTCACGAGCTGGGCCTGTCACATGCATGTGGAAGCTTGTCTtttgtttttaattattttgacTTGTTCATTTTGGTGTTTATTTATCAAGCTAGCCATAAAACGGGCATTATTACCCCACAACAAAGAACCCCCCAAACCTAGCCATTAGAGCTGTTACCTGACTAAGTCTCTAGTTAAAGGATATGGCACAAGGTCTTGGCACCAAGGTCCACCGTACCGGAACCCGTACCGGTCAGCAGCCGGTTCGGTACGACAGGGCGTGCCGGTTCGGTCCGGAGGCACATCAGCCCACTCCTCTAACCAAACGGCATTGTAGTCTTTTATATTCATCTCATAAGGAATGCACTCCGAGTTGTAAGCAGTCTCGGATCTCTCGCTaaagctctggctctgagaggtgtcctctgGCGGATAAAACGGCTATGAAGGAGCCCATCCGAATAAGCTGGCAGCAACATCCAACCCGTAAGATGCTTAAGGCTGCGTAGGGTAGTAGCCACCGAAAGATGCCTCAAATGCATCATATCCATATAcgtatggatcatgggctatcTATAACTGCGGATAATAGGATCTAGTATACGACTCGAAACCTGATACGTCTATGGATCCTACTCCACATGcgaggtcatctgcagctgTATCATATCCTCCTGAATGACCTCGAGAAGCTCGTCTCCTATATGCAATCGGATCCTAGGGGCTCCACCAGATCGTGCACAGTGGTCCCTATCCTGTGGAGCATGATGCATAAAGTAAAACTCACCAGTGAATCGAAGACTATCGTGTTGCTATCTCATAAACGGCGGTGGTCTTTGATTATGAGACACCGCACGGTGGTCTTCGATTCACCAGTGAGTCAGTTTATGCATGCTACACAAGATAGGAACCACGGTGCACGATCTGGTGGAACCCGCCAGGATCTGATTAGTATAGAAGACGAGCTCCTCGAGGTAATTCAGGAGGACACAatgcagctgcagatgacctTGCACGTGGAGTAAAATGTATAGACGTATCAGATTTCGAGTCGTATACTGGATCCTATTATCTACAGCCACAGGCAGCCTATGAcccatatggatatggatatagatatgaTGCGTCTGAGGTATCTTTCGGTGACTACTACCTAATTCAGCTCGGAGCATCTTACGGATAGATTTTTGTTGTCGGCTTTATTCGGATGGGCCCTTCACAATCGTTTTATCAGCCAGTTTATCAGCTAGAGGACACACCTCTTAGAGTCACAGCTTCAGCGAGAGATTCGAGACTGCTTATAATCTGGAACGCGTTAGTTATGAGATGAACATACAAGACTATAATGTCGCTTGGTTAAAGGGGTGAGCTAATGTGCCTCCTGACTATACTGATAATCCGAATATCTACGAGAGACATCACTACTCGACCCAAATTTTGATATCagtatgtatgttgtactttaaatgtatgtaattgattatattattttataatttttatcttaCTACTTAATTTGaggatatttcatgttgcttcttATAGCATGCAACGGTGACATAATCATTTTATAATTTGTAGtattttaaaacaataaaatgcatcatttaggttaaactaaaatcatagaaacattaagaaacatcaaaaaaaaaatcaaattagacttacaAATATTAAGAAAGTTCAAAAAAAGTGATATCTCAATTAAATCAACTTGAAATACTCCAAAAAAAATGGGTGTGTCAGTCAGAACCAACACGCCCTACCATATCATGCATCGGTACCGTATCAAATCGGTACCGTACCGAACCGAACGCTGACCGACACAAATTCGT
This is a stretch of genomic DNA from Phoenix dactylifera cultivar Barhee BC4 chromosome 9, palm_55x_up_171113_PBpolish2nd_filt_p, whole genome shotgun sequence. It encodes these proteins:
- the LOC103713098 gene encoding subtilisin-like protease SBT2.5, giving the protein MEKTELWCMLFVFLPLLVIGSGDIYIVTMEGEPIMSYSGGVDGFAPTAADSVEEMDITSEAVTSYALHLEKQHDALLDSLFEVGTYKKLYSYRHLINGFSVHMSPDKAEALSRAPGVKYVEKDMKVKKLTTHTPQFLGLPTGVWPTGGGFDKAGEDIVIGFVDSGIYPKHPSFSTYNSEPYGPLPHYRGKCEIDPDTKRDFCNGKIIGAQHFAKAAIAAGAFNPTIDFASPLDGDGHGSHTAAIAAGNNGIPVRMHGHEFGKASGMAPRARIAVYKVLYRLFGGYVSDVVAAIEQAVQDGVDILNLSVGPNSPPSSTKTTFLNPFDAALLSAVKAGVFVAQAAGNGGPFPKTLVSFSPWITTVAAAVDDRRYKNHIILGNGKLIPGLGLSPATHGNKSFDLVSANDVLLDSSIMKYNPLDCQRPELLNKKMVVGRILLCGYSFNFVSGTASIKKVSETAKTLGAAGFVVAVENTYPGTKFDPVPVGIPGILISDVSMTKDLIDFYNSSTKRDWAGRPISFQAMASIADGLAPILHKSAPQVAIFSSRGPDVRDFSFQDADVLKPDILAPGNLIWAAWAPDGIDEANYVGEGFAMVSGTSMAAPHIAGIAALVKQRYPHWSPAAIKSALMTTATTQDRGDRPLLAQQYSGSEIMTLVQATPFDYGAGAVDPKAALDPGLILDASYQDYIRFLCSVPDVDSHEILNITSSACNATGGRPADLNNPSIAISHLEGTQTVKRTVTNVAATETYVITTRMSPEIALEASPPAMTVLSGASREITVSLTVRSATGGYSFGEILMKGNRGHKVRIPVVAMGFR